The Vicinamibacterales bacterium region TGGATCGGGCGCACGTGCGTGATGTCCCGGATGTAGCTCGAGAAGAACGCCGCCCAGCACGCCGGGTTCACGGTTTCGAGCACGACGCGTCCACCAGGCCGAAGCTTGGCACGCACGAGATCGAGGAGGTGGAGCAGCCGGTCGGGCGGCAGATGTTCGACGACCTGCGCGGCGAACACGGCCCCCACCGACTCGTCGGGCAGCGCCGCGAGGAAGTCCAGGCCGTCGGCCTGCGTGACGTCGAGGCCGAGCGCGTGACACCGCGCCACCATCTCCATGTTCAGGTCGACGCCGCGCGCCGTGATGCCGTGCTCCTTCAGCGCCTGCAGGAACTCGCCCCGCCCGCACCCCAGATCGACGACATCTCCGGCCTCGGAGAGCAGCGGCAGGTAGTCGGCCAGGCGATCCTTGATGTCCTCGACCGAGCCCCGGTACAGGTCCTCGAAGCCGGCGTAGGTCCGCGAATCGGCGTCGCTGGCGAGCTGCTCGCGCGAGGAGGGAGATACGACGGGCGGGACGCCCGTCCCACTCTGTGGGGAGGACAGGCTCGTTCCCGGCGGGACGCCCGTCCCACTCTGTGGGACCGACGGACTCGACGCCACCGTGTAACTCTTCTCGCTTGCCGGCCGGGCGAGCCGCAACTCCTGCTCGATGCGCGCGCGCAGTTCGGCAAACCTCGTGTCGAGGCGTTGATCGCGAAACTGGGACTGCTCGCGGCGCTTCAATAGTTCGTCGCCGAACGCGTTCAATCCGGCCGCGAGGCCTTCGGTGCGACGTTCGAGTTCATGGCGCTGGACGGCGATCTCGTAGCGGTCCTTCGTATCGACGTAGAGCGTGACCTGCTGGAGATAGTGGATGAGGCGTGACTGGAGTCGAACGAGCGCCCCGAACTCGTCGGTGATCCGGTCCGCCATGGCCGCCACGGCCGCCGCCGATTCGTCGCCGCGCGTGGCGTTGCGGACGGCGTGCTGAACGACCGCGGCGTTGAAAGCCTGCTGCTGCTGGAGCATCGGCCCGATCAGCCGCCAGACGAAACCCGCGACCCGCGCCTTCCAGCCGTCGAACGGCACGGGCTGCGCCGGAACGATCGTCTGCAACTCCTGGAGCGATGACAGCTGCGAATGATCGGGCGGAGGCGGAAGAGGCGGCAGGGAAGGCGGCTTGGTGAGTGCCGCGTCCACGCCGCCAAGGGCGTCGTTGTAGAGACGATCGGCCTGCTCGCGCTCGCCCTTCAGGCGAACGAGATCGGCGTCGGAGACGCTGCGGTTGTACACGTGTGGCTCTCTCCTGGTCGACAGCGACAGACTATCATGGCTCGGGGCGCGGGGCGCGGGGCTCCAGGCCGGCCGCGCTCGGAGCGAGGCCCGTGTCTCTGAGGCGAAGAGTGCGAGAATGGCCCGGATGAAGGTGCGGTGCCTGTCGATTCACGCCGACTATCGCTGCCGCCACTCGGGTGCGTGCTGCACGTCCGGATGGGCCATCCCGGTCGAGCGCGGGTTGCTGCCCAGGCTCACGAGCGCAATCGACGCCGGTCGTCTGGTCGTGCCGTCCGCGCCGAGCGGGACTCCGTCGCCGTTCCTCGTGCCCGACCACGCACCGGCAGAGGTCGCGGCCGTGCTGCGGACAGATGCGGCGGGCACCTGCTCGTTCTACCGTCGTGGCGACGGCCTGTGCGCGATCCAGCACGCGCTCGGCCACGGTAGCCTCCCGGCATCCTGCCAGCACTTCCCTCGTGTGTGTCTCCTCGAGCCGGATGTGGTGTGGGTCACGCTTTCCCACTACTGCCCCACGGCGGTCGATCTGCTCTTCCGGACCGACGTCGAGCTGTCAGTCGTCGAGGCTCCCTCCACGCTCAATGGAAACGAGATCGAGGTCGAAGGGCTGGACGCGCGAGAGACTTTTCCGCCGCTCGTTCGTCCCGGCCTGCTCGCGGATCGCGAGATCTATCACGCCTGGGAGCGTTTCTTCATCGAGGCGCTCGGCGAGGACGCCACGCCGGAGCGCGCCCTTGCACGGGTATCACAGGTGACCGAGCGATTGCGTCGTTGGCAGCCCGGACCGACCGCGCTTCCGGAGGCGCTCGATTCGGCGATCGCTGACGTGGGTGATCCCATCGCCGACCAACCGGCCGCATCGCCGCCCGCGCGCCCCCCATCGCAAGCGGTCATCAACTCCTATCGGCTGGTCTGCTCCGCGATTCCCGACAAGACGATGGGCGATGGCCCGTCGTTCGATCTGGAGAAGGCCTTGACGGAGAACGTCGATCCTTCCTGGCCGGCGTTCTCACGCGCGATTGCCAATTACGTCGCGTCGAAAGCCTTCGCCAACTGGAGTGCGTATCAGGGTCACGGCCTCCGCACGGTGGTGCGCTCGGTGGAAGTTGCTCTCGATGTGTTGCGCCTGGAGGCGGCAAGGCAATGCGCATCGGCCGGCCGGCCGCTCGACGCGGACCTCCTGCGCAACGCCTTCCGCGCGGCCGACCTGCTCCTCCTCCAC contains the following coding sequences:
- a CDS encoding methyltransferase domain-containing protein — encoded protein: MYNRSVSDADLVRLKGEREQADRLYNDALGGVDAALTKPPSLPPLPPPPDHSQLSSLQELQTIVPAQPVPFDGWKARVAGFVWRLIGPMLQQQQAFNAAVVQHAVRNATRGDESAAAVAAMADRITDEFGALVRLQSRLIHYLQQVTLYVDTKDRYEIAVQRHELERRTEGLAAGLNAFGDELLKRREQSQFRDQRLDTRFAELRARIEQELRLARPASEKSYTVASSPSVPQSGTGVPPGTSLSSPQSGTGVPPVVSPSSREQLASDADSRTYAGFEDLYRGSVEDIKDRLADYLPLLSEAGDVVDLGCGRGEFLQALKEHGITARGVDLNMEMVARCHALGLDVTQADGLDFLAALPDESVGAVFAAQVVEHLPPDRLLHLLDLVRAKLRPGGRVVLETVNPACWAAFFSSYIRDITHVRPIHPDTLRFLLVARGFGNVDIRYRSPYPVEAKLHPLSLAVGGVDPSLREIAEEFNRNVDVLNGQLFTYMDYAAVGEKP